The Actinosynnema mirum DSM 43827 genomic interval TCGGTGACGCTCTCGCCCAGCGCGGGCATGGTCACCGGGGTGCCGTCGGCGCTGCCGCCGGACGGGGCGGCCTCGGTCTCGGGCTCGGGGTCGGACTGCGGCTCGGGCTGAGCCTCCTCGGCGGGCGCGGCGGGCGCGGGAGCCGAGTCGGCCGGAGCGCTGGCCGCGTCGTTGTCGGAACCGTCGCCGATCACCGCCAGCTCGGCGCCGACCTCGACGGTCTCGTCCTCCTGGGCGACGATCTTCTGCAGGACGCCCGCGGCGGGCGAGGGGATCTCGGTGTCGACCTTGTCGGTCGAGACCTCGAGCAACGGCTCGTCGACCTCGACCCGGTCGCCCTCCTGCTTCAACCAGCGGGTGACCGTGCCCTCGGTGACGCTTTCACCGAGTGCGGGCATCGGAACGGAGATGGCCATCGTTCGCTGACTCCTCGTGCGTTAAGTCGTTCGGCTGACTGGGGTGCGGCGGTCAGCCGTGCACGTGCAGCGGCTTGCCGGCCAGGGCGAGGAAGGCCTCGCCGAGGGCTTCCGTCTGGGTCGGGTGGGCGTGGATCAGGGGAGCCACGTCCTCCGGGTATGCCTCCCAACCGTAGATCAGCTGGGCCTCGCCGATCAGCTCGCCGACCCGCTCGCCGACCATCGTGACGCCCACGACGGGACCCTCGGGCGCCTTGACCAGCTTGATGCCGCCCGCGGTCTTCAGGATCTGGCTCTTGCCGTTGCCCGCAAGGTCGTAGACGAAGGTCTCGACCGAACCGTACTTCTCCTTGGCTGCCGCCTCGGAGAGGCCGACGGAGGCGACCTCGGGCTTGCAGTAGGTGACGCGCGGGATTCCCGCCTCGTCGATCACCTTGGGGTTCTGCCCCGCGATCTCCTCGGCGACGAAGATGCCCTGCTGGAAGCCCCGGTGGGCCAGCTGCAGGCCACGGACGATGTCGCCGACCGCGTAGACGTCGGGGAGGTTCGTGCGCAGGCGCTCGTCGGTGGTGACGAACCCGCGGTCGATCTCGATCCCGGCTTCCTCGTAGCCGTGGCCCGCGCTGTTCGGGCCCCGGCCGACGGCCACCAGGAGCAGGTCGGCGTCCAGCACGTCGCCGTTCTCCAGCGACACCGACACCCCGGTGTCGGACTGGGTGGCGCCGGTGAACTTCACGCCGGTCTTGAACTTGATGCCCCGGCGGCGGAACGCGCGCTCCAGCTGCTTCGAGGCGTACTCGTCCTCGGCGGGGACCAGGCGGGGCAGCGCCTCCACGATGGTCACGTCCGCGCCGAAGGAGGCCCACACGCTGGCGAACTCGACGCCGATGACGCCGCCGCCGAGCACGACGACCTTCTCCGGGACGTGGTCGAGGTTCAGCGCCTGGTCGCTGGTGATGACCCGGCCGCCGATCTCCAGGCCGGGCAGGCTGCGCGCGTACGAGCCGGTGGCCAGCACGACGTTCTTGCCGGTGTACTTCACGCCGTCGACCTCGACGGCGTTCGGGCCGACGAACGTGCCCGCGCCCTGGACCATGGTGACCTTGTTGGCCTTCGCCAGGCCCTGCAGGCCCTTGTACAGCCTGCTGATCACCCCGTCCTTGTACGAGTTGACCCCGGCCATGTCGATGCCCGCGAGGGAGGACTTCACGCCGAACTGCTCGCCCTCGCGCGCGTTGTCCGCGACCTCGGCCGAGTGCAGCAGCGCCTTGGTGGGGATGCAGCCTCGGTGCAGGCAGGTGCCGCCCAGCTTGTCCTTCTCGACCAGGATGACGGACAGGCCCAACTCCGCCGCGCGGAACGCGCAGGCGTAGCCGCCCGATCCGCCACCGAGGATCACCAGGTCGGCGGAGGTGTCGGTCACGGATTTCTCCCTAGGAGAGCTTGATGCCTTACTCCGCGCGGGTGCGCGCGGGTGGTTGCCATCTTGTCACTACACCGGCGGGCGCGGCGACGCGGTGTCCTCTTCGGAGGATTTGGCCCGGCTTTCACACCCGTGCCGGCACCATGTCCGACAACAGTGGCTTTGGGAGGTTCGCAGGTGGGCCTTTTCGATCGTTTCCGCAGGAAGAGCCGTCCCGGCGTGCTCCGCGCGCCGACCTCGGCCGACACCGGCCACCTGGAGCGCTGGGCGGCCGAGCGGCGCGGGGTCGAGGCCTACGTGGAGCCCAAGACGACCGTGACGGAGACCACTGTGGTCCTCGTGGCGCACGACGGCGAGTGGACGAGGCGGCGCATCGACGGCGAGGAGGGCGCGAAGCGGTTCGCGCGCAAGCTCGGGATGCCGATCTACGACGCCGGGATCGTGGGCTACCCCAAGCGGATGCGCGAGTACAGCCGCCGGAAGTCCGCCGGGGAGATCTGACCGGAGCAGACCGTTCGGCCGCGCGGACTGTCGGGAAGATCACCCTTCCGTGAGGGGGCGGGGGTGCCCCGAAGGGCCGCGCGCGTGCGTAGTACTGCTGTGCACATGATCAACTCCCTGTCCCCCGACCCCCTGTCCGACGCGCGTCCGGGGGGCGCGCGGTGAAGCTCGCAGTGCTCGGCGCGAGCGGCCGGACCGGCGCGCTCGTCGCCCACCTGGCGCGCGGGCGCGGCCACCACGTCACCGGTGTCGTGCGCACCGGCAACGGTCGCGACCACGTGGCCGACCCGCTCGACCCCGACTCCCTCGCGCCGGCCTTCGCGGGTGCGGACGCCGTGGTCAGCGCCATCGGGCCGCGCTCGGCCCGCAAGCCCACCAGCGTGCTCGTCGACAGCGCCACCAGCGCGATCGCCGCCATGCGGCTCGCCGGGGTGCGCAGGCTGCTCGTGGTCAGCAGCAGCGCCACCGCCGAGTCCGGCGACACCCCGGTGGTCGCCGCGCTGGTCAAACCCCTGCTGCGCTCGGTGTTCCGGCACGCCTGGGCGGACGTCTCGGCGATGGAGCCGGTCGTGCGCGCCAGCGGCCTCGACTGGACGCTCGTGCGCGCGCCGATGCTCACCAACGGGCCCGCGCGCGGGCGGTACCGGGTGCAGGAGGAGCGCAGCGTGCTCGGCGGTCTGTCCCTGTCCCGCACCGACCTGGCCGCGTTCCTGCTCGACCGGGTGGAGGACCCGGAGTCGTTCGGGAAGGCGCTCGCGGTCGCGTACTGACGTCCTGGAAAGAGACGGGCCCACGGTCCGGTCGGGAAGTTCCCCGCCGGACCGTGGGCCGCTGGGTCGACGCGCGTCGCCACCCCGGCGCGTCTTGCACAGCTGGTGGTTTCTCAGCCGGACCTATTCGGCCGGCTGAGCGGCGATGTCCGCGAGCAGCGCCGCGAGCGTCCGGACCGGGACGCCCGTGCCGCCCTTCGTGGTGTACCCGTGCGCGCCACCCGTGTGGTACGCCGGGCCCGCGATGTCGATGTGCGCCCACTGCACGCCCTCGGCCACGAACTCCTTCAGGAACAGGCCCGCCGACAGCATCCCGCCCCACCGGTGCCCGGTGACGTTCGCCAGGTCCGCCAGCCGCGAGTCCAGGTCGCCGCGCAGCTCCTCCGGCAGCGGCATGGCCCACGCCTGCTCGCCCACCGCGCGGCCCAGCTCGGCCACCCGGTCGCGCAGCTCGTCCGTGCCCATGACGCCCGAGGTGCGCTTGCCCAGCGCCACGACCTGCGCGCCGGTCAGCGTGGCCACGTCGACCAGGTAGTCCGGGTTGTCCTCGCACGCGCGGGTGATCGCGTCGGACAGGATCAACCGGCCCTCGGCGTCGGTGTTCAGCACCTCGACGGTCTTGCCGCCGTACATCTTCAGCACATCGCCGGGCCGGTAGGCCGCGCCGGACGGCATGTTCTCCGCCATCGGCACCCACGCGGTGATGTCCAGCGGGTACTTCAGCTTCGCCGCGAGCACGACGGTGGCGACCACGGCCGCCGCGCCGCTCATGTCCGAGGTCATCTCGTCCATGCCGCCCGCGGGCTTGATGGAGATGCCGCCGGTGTCGAAGGTGATGCCCTTGCCCACCAGCGCGACCTTCTTGGTCGCCTTCGGGCCCTTGTAGGACAGCCGGACCAGGCGCGGCTGGCGGGTCGAGCCGCCGCCGACGCCGAGGATGCCGCCGAAGCCCTGCTTGCGCAGCGCCTTCTCGTCGAGCACCTCGGTGTCCACGCCCTCGGCCGTGGCCAGCGCCACGGCGCGCTCGGCGAACGAGGCCGGGTACAGGTCGTTCGGCGGGGTGTTGATCAGGTCGCGGGTGGCCGTGACGGCCTCGGCGATCGCGGTCGCGGCCTTGAGCGTGGCGTTGTGCGCGCGCTTCACGCCCTCGGCGGGCGGCACCAGGTCCAGCTTGGCCACCGGGCCCTCGCCCTTGTCGGACTTGTACTCCTTGAAGGTGTACCCGCCCAGCAGGGTCCCCTCGACCGCGGCGGCCAGGTGCACGGACGACAGGGTGGTCACGGCGCGCTTCTTGCCGACCAGCGCGCGGGCCGCCGCGCCGGAGGCCTTGCGCACCTGCTCCTCGCTGACCTGGCCGTCCGCGCCGGGCTTGCCGAGGCCGACCGCGAGCACGATCGGGGTCTCCAGCCTGCCCATGGTCGGGACGGTCACGACCTCCTCGGTCTTGCCGGTCGCGCCCAGCGCGCCCAGCACCTCCAGCAGGGCGCCGTCGAAGGCGGTGTCGACGGGCGCGGCGGCCGGGATGAGCGCGAGCCCGTCCGGGCCCTGGAGGGTGCCCACCACGATGGCGTCGGAGGCGGTGGTCAGATCACTGTCGGTGATGGACAGCTTCGGCGCGGTCAAGTTGCTGCTCCTCGTCGGGTTTCCTCCCGGCACTTACCAGGTGTGCTGCGGGAACGGGTGACGGACGCTGACGAATGCTAAAGGTCTTGCTCCGACCCGGCTGGGCGTGCCACAGCTGACTGCGTCGAGTAACAATTAACACGATCGTGCGTCAAGCGGGTGGCCGTTAGCGGCTGCCGGGTCCATCTGCGACTGTGTCACGGTGACAGTGACGCACCGATCCGGGGCAGTGGTGCTGGTGCTGGGGGCCTCGCTCGGCGCGGGCGTCCTCGCCGGTTTCACCCCCGCCGCGGCGCTCGCCGGACCGCTCGCCCCGCTGGCGCTCCTGGTCGCGGGCATCGCCGCGCTCTGCTGCGCGACCGCCTCCGCCGCCGCGCCCGCCACCACCGGCCACCTGCACGTGCGCGCCCAGCTCGGCCCCTGGCCCGCCCGGATCACCGCCGCCGCCAGGCTCACCTCGGCGGCCGGGGTCGGCGCGGCCGTCGCCCACGCCGTCGCCGCCACCGCCGCCCCGCAGCACCGGCTGCCGCTCGCGCTCGCCCTGCTGGCCTGCGTCACCGCGCTCGGCGGCCGGTGGCCCGCCCGCGCCACCCGGCTGCTCACCGGGTTCGTCGTCGTGGCGCTGCTGCTCGTGGTCGTGGTGTGCCTGGCCGTCGCCCCACCCGCCAACCCGGTCGTGCTCGGCGCGGAGCTGGGCATCGAGGGCGTCATGGGCGCGGCCAGCGTGCTGTTCCTGGTGTTCACCGGCTACGAGCGGATCACCGAGGCGGGCGACCCCGCCCTCGCCGGGCCGCTGCGCCGGTTCGCCGCCCCCGCCGGGGTGCTGCTGTCGCTGCTGCTGGCCGCCGCCCTCTGGTTCGCGCTGCGCCACCAGCTCGGCGACGCCCGCCTCGCCCTGTCCCGCGCCCCGCTGCGCGACGCCCTGCTCGTCGCGGACGGCGGCTGGCTGCTGCCCGTCCTCGGGCTCGCCGCGCTCGCCGCGGGCGTCCAGGTGCTGGTGTTCGTCCTCGCCGGGGCCCGCCGCGCGCTCGCCGGACTGGTCGAGTCCGGCGACCTCCCGAAGGTGCGCGGCCGGTGGACCCCGCACCTGGCCGCCTCCGGGCTCGCCCTGGTCGCGGTGCTCGCGCTCACCCCGACCCAGGCGCTCGCCGTCGGCGCGTGCGCCTCCCTGTTCCACGGCTGCTTCACCAGCGCCGCCACCAGGGTCATGCTCCAGGACGACGGCGGAGGCGCCGCGCGCGCCGCCTGCCTGGGCCTTGGCCTGTCGGTGCTGCTCGCCATGGGCGCGCCCGCCGACGCGCTCGCCGTCGTGGGCGCCGCGCTCGCCCTCGGCACGGGCCTGCTCGGGTACGCCGCCCACACCGGGGCCAAGCGCGCCGCCGCCCGCGCCGACAGCGCCCCGGAGAGCAGGGACGACGGTGTCCTGAGACCCCGGTGAGAGCTACTGTCTCCAGCATGACCACACCGCCGCCGTTCACCGTCGACCCCAACGTCGGGCCCGCCACCCAGGACTACCTGGACGAAGCGCTCGCGAACCCCGGTTTCGGCCAGCACTTCACCGACCACATGGTCGTGATCGACTGGAACCGGGCGCACGGCTGGCACGACGCGGTGGTGCGCGGTTACGCCCCGATCACCCTCGACCCGGCGGCGATGGTCCTGCACTACGGCCAGGCGATCTTCGAGGGCCTCAAGGCCTACCGGCAGCCCGACGGGACCATCGCGTCCTTCCGGCCCGAGGCCAACGCCGAGCGCTTCCGCGCCTCCGCCCGCCGCATCGCCATGCCGGAACTGCCCGACGAGCTGTTCCTCGCCTCCCTGAGCGAGCTGCTGGCCGTCGACTCCCGCTGGGTCCCCGCAGGCGGCGGCGAGTCCTCGCTCTACCTGCGGCCGTTCCTGTTCTCCACCGAGCGCGGCCTCGGCGTCCGCCCGGCGGGCGAGTACCGCTACCTGCTCATCGCCTCCCCGGCGGGCTCCTACTTCACCGGCGGCCTCAAGCCCGTCACGGTGTGGCTGTCCACCGAGTACGTGCGCGCCGCCCCCGGCGGCACCGGCGCGGCCAAGTTCGCGGGCAACTACGCCGCCTCCCTCGTCGCCCAGGCCCAAGCCGCCGAGCAGGGCTGCGACCAGGTCGTGTGGCTCGACGCGGTCGAGCGCAAGTGGGTCGAGGAAATGGGCGGCATGAACCTGTTCTTCGTCCTCGGCAGCGGCGCGGACGCCCGCGTCGTCACCCCCGAGCTGTCCGGCTCCCTGCTCCCCGGCATCACCCGCGACTCGCTCCTCCAACTCGCCAAGGACTTCGGGCTGGGCGTGGAAGAGCGCAAGTTCTCCACCGAGGAGTGGCGGGACAAGGCGGCCAGCGGCGAGCTGACCGAGGTCTTCGCCTGCGGCACCGCCGCCGTGATCACCCCCGTCGGGCACGTCAAGCACGACGGCGGCGAGTTCAGCGTCTCCGGCGGAGCCACCGGCGAGAT includes:
- a CDS encoding oxidoreductase — its product is MGLFDRFRRKSRPGVLRAPTSADTGHLERWAAERRGVEAYVEPKTTVTETTVVLVAHDGEWTRRRIDGEEGAKRFARKLGMPIYDAGIVGYPKRMREYSRRKSAGEI
- the lpdA gene encoding dihydrolipoyl dehydrogenase, whose amino-acid sequence is MTDTSADLVILGGGSGGYACAFRAAELGLSVILVEKDKLGGTCLHRGCIPTKALLHSAEVADNAREGEQFGVKSSLAGIDMAGVNSYKDGVISRLYKGLQGLAKANKVTMVQGAGTFVGPNAVEVDGVKYTGKNVVLATGSYARSLPGLEIGGRVITSDQALNLDHVPEKVVVLGGGVIGVEFASVWASFGADVTIVEALPRLVPAEDEYASKQLERAFRRRGIKFKTGVKFTGATQSDTGVSVSLENGDVLDADLLLVAVGRGPNSAGHGYEEAGIEIDRGFVTTDERLRTNLPDVYAVGDIVRGLQLAHRGFQQGIFVAEEIAGQNPKVIDEAGIPRVTYCKPEVASVGLSEAAAKEKYGSVETFVYDLAGNGKSQILKTAGGIKLVKAPEGPVVGVTMVGERVGELIGEAQLIYGWEAYPEDVAPLIHAHPTQTEALGEAFLALAGKPLHVHG
- a CDS encoding NAD(P)-dependent oxidoreductase, which gives rise to MKLAVLGASGRTGALVAHLARGRGHHVTGVVRTGNGRDHVADPLDPDSLAPAFAGADAVVSAIGPRSARKPTSVLVDSATSAIAAMRLAGVRRLLVVSSSATAESGDTPVVAALVKPLLRSVFRHAWADVSAMEPVVRASGLDWTLVRAPMLTNGPARGRYRVQEERSVLGGLSLSRTDLAAFLLDRVEDPESFGKALAVAY
- a CDS encoding leucyl aminopeptidase; this translates as MTAPKLSITDSDLTTASDAIVVGTLQGPDGLALIPAAAPVDTAFDGALLEVLGALGATGKTEEVVTVPTMGRLETPIVLAVGLGKPGADGQVSEEQVRKASGAAARALVGKKRAVTTLSSVHLAAAVEGTLLGGYTFKEYKSDKGEGPVAKLDLVPPAEGVKRAHNATLKAATAIAEAVTATRDLINTPPNDLYPASFAERAVALATAEGVDTEVLDEKALRKQGFGGILGVGGGSTRQPRLVRLSYKGPKATKKVALVGKGITFDTGGISIKPAGGMDEMTSDMSGAAAVVATVVLAAKLKYPLDITAWVPMAENMPSGAAYRPGDVLKMYGGKTVEVLNTDAEGRLILSDAITRACEDNPDYLVDVATLTGAQVVALGKRTSGVMGTDELRDRVAELGRAVGEQAWAMPLPEELRGDLDSRLADLANVTGHRWGGMLSAGLFLKEFVAEGVQWAHIDIAGPAYHTGGAHGYTTKGGTGVPVRTLAALLADIAAQPAE
- a CDS encoding amino acid permease; the encoded protein is MTHRSGAVVLVLGASLGAGVLAGFTPAAALAGPLAPLALLVAGIAALCCATASAAAPATTGHLHVRAQLGPWPARITAAARLTSAAGVGAAVAHAVAATAAPQHRLPLALALLACVTALGGRWPARATRLLTGFVVVALLLVVVVCLAVAPPANPVVLGAELGIEGVMGAASVLFLVFTGYERITEAGDPALAGPLRRFAAPAGVLLSLLLAAALWFALRHQLGDARLALSRAPLRDALLVADGGWLLPVLGLAALAAGVQVLVFVLAGARRALAGLVESGDLPKVRGRWTPHLAASGLALVAVLALTPTQALAVGACASLFHGCFTSAATRVMLQDDGGGAARAACLGLGLSVLLAMGAPADALAVVGAALALGTGLLGYAAHTGAKRAAARADSAPESRDDGVLRPR
- a CDS encoding branched-chain amino acid aminotransferase, producing the protein MTTPPPFTVDPNVGPATQDYLDEALANPGFGQHFTDHMVVIDWNRAHGWHDAVVRGYAPITLDPAAMVLHYGQAIFEGLKAYRQPDGTIASFRPEANAERFRASARRIAMPELPDELFLASLSELLAVDSRWVPAGGGESSLYLRPFLFSTERGLGVRPAGEYRYLLIASPAGSYFTGGLKPVTVWLSTEYVRAAPGGTGAAKFAGNYAASLVAQAQAAEQGCDQVVWLDAVERKWVEEMGGMNLFFVLGSGADARVVTPELSGSLLPGITRDSLLQLAKDFGLGVEERKFSTEEWRDKAASGELTEVFACGTAAVITPVGHVKHDGGEFSVSGGATGEITMKLRDHLTGIQQGRVEDPHGWMTKLL